In Ammoniphilus sp. CFH 90114, a single window of DNA contains:
- the pstB gene encoding phosphate ABC transporter ATP-binding protein PstB, translating to MSVQGDTTIVSSKNLNLFYGSSQALFNVNLEFQSNCVTALIGPSGCGKSTFLRCLNRMNDLIGGVKIEGEVSIEGENIYAPQTDIVQLRKKVGMVFQRPNPFPMSIYDNIAYGPRIHGLTDRQRLDAIVEDSLKKAALWDEVKDRLHTKASGLSGGQQQRLVIGRVLAVEPDIILMDEPTSALDPISTASVEELLQELKKSYTVIIVTHNMQQAARSSDFTAFFLTGEVVEYGETNQLFTTPRDSRTEDYITGRFG from the coding sequence TTGTCAGTTCAGGGTGATACGACCATTGTCAGCAGTAAAAACTTAAACTTATTTTATGGAAGCAGCCAAGCTTTATTTAATGTAAATTTAGAATTCCAAAGTAATTGTGTGACCGCCCTCATTGGCCCCTCTGGATGTGGGAAGTCCACCTTCCTTCGTTGCTTAAATCGAATGAATGACCTAATAGGTGGAGTTAAGATTGAAGGAGAAGTGAGTATCGAAGGTGAGAACATCTATGCACCGCAGACAGATATCGTTCAATTAAGAAAAAAGGTAGGCATGGTTTTCCAACGCCCCAATCCTTTTCCAATGAGTATTTACGATAATATCGCTTACGGTCCTCGAATCCATGGGCTAACAGATCGCCAAAGGTTAGATGCTATTGTCGAAGATAGCCTTAAAAAAGCAGCACTATGGGACGAAGTAAAGGATCGATTGCATACGAAAGCCTCGGGCCTCTCTGGTGGCCAGCAGCAGCGTTTAGTTATCGGTAGAGTACTCGCCGTCGAGCCTGACATTATTCTTATGGATGAACCTACCTCTGCATTAGATCCAATTTCAACAGCTAGTGTAGAAGAATTGTTGCAGGAACTGAAAAAGTCTTATACCGTCATTATCGTTACTCATAATATGCAGCAAGCTGCAAGGTCTTCTGATTTTACTGCTTTTTTTCTTACTGGAGAAGTTGTAGAATACGGAGAAACCAATCAATTATTTACTACACCTAGAGATAGTCGAACGGAAGACTATATTACAGGAAGATTTGGTTAA
- the phoU gene encoding phosphate signaling complex protein PhoU: protein MAGRHTFQQDLDTLHNKLLTMSSLVEESIHLSVKSLAERDTGLAEKVIQDDDKINQLYLEIEKDCFRLIALQQPMASDLRRIATVLKVVTDLERMADNAVTISKATLRLKNETYIKQLIDIPKMAELTKAMVRDALNAYINEDTELCYQIGENDHAVDALYKQIYNELVDMMQKRPETVFQATQFLFVAHSLERIGDHATNLGEWVIYMVTGKLEELND from the coding sequence ATGGCCGGAAGACACACATTTCAGCAAGATCTAGATACCCTGCATAACAAACTATTAACCATGAGTTCTCTAGTAGAAGAATCCATCCATTTATCAGTAAAATCCCTGGCCGAACGAGATACAGGGCTCGCCGAAAAGGTGATTCAGGATGATGACAAGATTAATCAATTATACCTCGAAATTGAAAAGGACTGTTTTCGCTTAATTGCTCTTCAGCAGCCCATGGCTAGTGACCTACGCCGTATCGCCACCGTTCTAAAGGTTGTCACGGACCTAGAGAGAATGGCTGACAATGCGGTGACAATCTCTAAAGCCACACTTCGTCTTAAAAATGAAACCTATATCAAACAGCTCATCGATATTCCAAAGATGGCCGAACTGACCAAAGCAATGGTTCGTGATGCGTTAAATGCCTACATAAATGAAGATACCGAGCTATGCTACCAAATAGGGGAAAACGATCACGCGGTAGATGCTCTTTATAAACAAATTTATAATGAACTTGTGGATATGATGCAAAAACGACCAGAAACGGTATTCCAAGCCACTCAATTCTTGTTTGTTGCCCACAGCCTAGAGAGGATCGGTGATCATGCAACAAATCTAGGTGAATGGGTGATCTACATGGTAACAGGTAAGCTTGAAGAATTAAATGATTAA